A genomic region of Arachis hypogaea cultivar Tifrunner chromosome 5, arahy.Tifrunner.gnm2.J5K5, whole genome shotgun sequence contains the following coding sequences:
- the LOC112799755 gene encoding inactive protein RESTRICTED TEV MOVEMENT 2, producing MGKNNTAGATINGSYEEFEPCCRWIREEKHVTVEIDLKGFKKEQLKVQTNNKGLLTIFGERPLDSSNNKWSRFHKEIRLPKDTNVNEISAKLSHGVLSIVMPKKVEEHYSSSIGELKTRKRTAIKVVIGVVAVVVTLVTLGTFVTRIMNTHYPRGGAAKVDT from the exons ATGGGAAAAAATAACACTGCTGGGGCTACAATCAATGGATCATATGAGGAATTTGAACCTTGCTGCAGatggattagagaagaaaaacaTGTCACTGTTGAGATTGATTTGAAGG GTTTCAAAAAGGAGCAACTTAAGGTTCAAACCAACAACAAAGGGTTGCTAACTATTTTTGGAGAAAGGCCTCTAGATtcatccaacaacaaatggagccgTTTTCACAAAGAAATTAGGCTTCCAAAAGACACAAATGTGAATGAAATCAGTGCAAAGTTATCTCATGGAGTGCTCTCTATTGTGATGCCAAAGAAAGTTGAAGAGCATTACTCCTCCTCCATTGGTGAATTGAAAACAAGGAAGAGGACAGCAATTAAGGTTGTAATTGGAGTAGTGGCTGTGGTGGTCACATTGGTTACACTTGGAACTTTCGTAACAAGAATTATGAATACTCATTATCCTCGTGGTGGTGCTGCCAAGGTTGATACTTGA
- the LOC112801879 gene encoding uncharacterized protein, with protein sequence MDDWEDEQIAPIDLNKKEVTKSKWDDEDVDENDVKESWEDEDEPAPAPAPAPKTTEKAPKKSEKAAEKKGKNVEPVKEEPLDPVAEKLRQQRLVEEADYKSTKELFGGGGKDEKNLDTFIPKSESDFLEYAELISHRLRAFEKSYHYIGLLKAVMRLSMVQLKGADAKDIASSVTAIANEKIKAEKEANAGKKKGGKKKQLIVEKPDDEFASSDRYEALDDYDFM encoded by the exons ATGGACGATTGGG AGGATGAGCAAATTGCACCTATTGACCTTAACAAAAAGGAAGTGACTAAAAGTAAATGGGATGATGAAGATGTGGATGAAAATGATGTAAAGGAATCATGGGAGGATGAAGATGAGCCTGCTCCA GCACCGGCACCTGCCCCTAAAACAACCGAAAAGGCTCCTAAAAAATCTGAAAAAGCTGCTGAAAAGAAGGGAAAGAATGTAGAACCAGTAAAGGAAGAACCGTTGGATCCTGTGGCTGAAAAACTTAGACAACAAAG ATTGGTTGAAGAAGCAGATTATAAGTCTACCAAAGAATTGTTTGGTGGTGGGGGAAAAGATGAGAAGAACCTTGATACTTTCATACCCAAGTCAGAGAGTGATTTCTTGGAGTATGCAGAGCTTATCTCACACAGGCTTCGTGCTTTTGAG AAAAGCTATCATTATATTGGTTTGCTGAAGGCTGTAATGAGACTATCTATGGTTCAATTGAAAGGAGCCGATGCAAAAGACATTGCATCTTCAGTTACTGCCATTGCAAATGAGAAGATAAAAGCAGAGAAAGAAGCCAATGCTGGAAAAAAGAAAG GTGGCAAGAAAAAACAGCTTATTGTTGAAAAACCGGACGATGAGTTTGCTAGTAGTGATCGATATGAGGCTTTGGACGATTATGATTTCATGTGA
- the LOC112801881 gene encoding pentatricopeptide repeat-containing protein At4g21065-like, translated as MSPKDLAFYKAQQTLITLFKRCSTIKHIKQVQSHVFHTGFHRDNIVLGQIILFCSLHKHMNYALSVFNNVHNPDTFIWNTTIRGFGNALQPQKAFDFYRRMLREKTALADTFTFSFLLKIVASFGPIILGKQLHCNLVKLGFETHAYVGNSLMHMYGMLREDETARKVFDEMKDPDLVTWNCVIDCHVHCGKYKEALELFTRMVDAGVQPNDATLVVTLSACGAIGMLDFGRRVHDFVQETGLDEVTEVSNSLIDMYAKCGVVEEACETFWRMRRKSVVSWNVMIFGLATHGDGREALALFARMLEQNAVRPDELTLLGVLCACSHGGMVEEGRRYFDVMNREYNLQPTMKHYGCMVDLLGRAGLVEEAYRLIKSMPMECDAVVWRTLLAACRVHGNILLGKKVRSHLLELKADHSSDYVLLASMYASRGQWNEMSRERKSMQERRVQKPVPGNSLIGIPGTGLEKVALERLS; from the coding sequence ATGAGTCCTAAAGACTTGGCCTTTTATAAGGCTCAACAAACGCTCATTACCCTTTTTAAGCGATGTTCCACCATTAAGCACATTAAGCAGGTTCAATCCCACGTTTTTCACACTGGTTTTCACCGTGACAACATCGTCCTAGGACAAATCATTCTCTTCTGTTCACTTCACAAGCACATGAACTATGCTCTCTCTGTTTTCAACAATGTCCACAACCCAGATACATTCATTTGGAACACCACGATCAGGGGGTTTGGTAACGCCCTACAACCTCAAAAGGCCTTTGATTTCTATCGCAGAATGCTGAGAGAGAAAACAGCACTAGCGGATACTTTTACATTCtcgttcttgctcaaaattgttgCTTCATTCGGACCCATTATTTTGGGGAAGCAACTGCACTGTAATTTAGTCAAGCTTGGTTTTGAAACTCATGCTTACGTTGGGAACTCCCTCATGCACATGTATGGTATGTTGAGGGAGGATGAAACTGCACgcaaggtgtttgatgaaatgaagGATCCGGATTTGGTGACTTGGAACTGTGTTATAGATTGTCATGTGCATTGTGGGAAGTATAAGGAAGCTTTGGAGTTGTTCACAAGGATGGTGGATGCTGGGGTGCAGCCTAATGATGCGACTTTGGTGGTGACGCTCTCTGCATGTGGTGCTATTGGAATGCTGGATTTTGGTAGGAGGGTTCATGATTTTGTCCAAGAAACAGGTCTTGATGAGGTTACAGAGGTTTCAAATTCGCTTATTGATATGTATGCTAAGTGTGGGGTGGTGGAGGAAGCGTGCGAGACGTTCTGGAGGATGAGAAGGAAGAGTGTTGTTTCGTGGAATGTCATGATCTTTGGGCTTGCAACGCATGGCGACGGACGAGAGGCGTTGGCATTGTTTGCAAGAATGTTGGAGCAGAATGCAGTGAGGCCAGATGAGCTTACGCTCTTGGGAGTGTTGTGTGCTTGTAGCCATGGAGGAATGGTTGAGGAAGGGAGGAGGTATTTTGATGTTATGAACCGAGAATATAACCTCCAACCGACGATGAAGCACTATGGTTGCATGGTAGACCTTTTGGGTCGTGCTGGTTTAGTTGAAGAAGCATATAGATTAATAAAGAGCATGCCAATGGAGTGTGATGCTGTCGTGTGGAGGACGTTATTGGCGGCTTGTCGAGTTCATGGGAACATTCTACTTGGTAAAAAGGTAAGGAGCCATCTGTTGGAACTGAAAGCAGATCATAGCAGTGATTATGTTCTTCTTGCAAGCATGTATGCAAGCAGGGGTCAATGGAATGAAATGAGCAGAGAGAGAAAATCAATGCAGGAAAGGCGGGTTCAAAAACCAGTGCCCGGTAACAGCTTAATTGGCATTCCTGGAACAGGGTTAGAGAAAGTGGCCCTTGAAAGATTATCCTAA
- the LOC112801882 gene encoding uncharacterized protein, producing the protein MKVLNPCTLVLMNSIAVPSRSLPFIKSFRASSKSFSPLTCFCSINNSNSSESEEKRFSLSGIVNEQVEELLSKEENKSLLDGLEKASLRVDMAKKQLAIIEEQELAAKKFRDYVNKLERQASEIAECQREISEAKALVEEAERALLVSESGAEDGEEIDRDKERLESVKAASIAALVGTLSGLPICLTQVTDTTQLLLPLAINFISCILFGVTFRYAVRRNLDDVNLKTGVAAAFGVVKGLATLGGGPVLELNLDSFLSHALDGTIYVSESFFIFVCAAVALDYCFKTRLLSPFPIDRSI; encoded by the exons ATGAAGGTTCTCAATCCttgcactcttgttcttatgaacTCCATCGCTGTTCCTTCTCGTTCTCTTCCTTTCATAAAGTCCTTCAGAGCTTCTTCAAAATCATTCTCACCATTGACATGCTTCTGCAGCATCAATAACAGTAACAGTTCAGAGTCAGAAGAGAAGAGGTTTTCTCTGTCTGGGATTGTGAACGAGCAAGTTGAGGAGCTTCTGAGCAAAGAAGAGAACAAGTCACTGCTTGATGGCTTGGAGAAGGCTTCTCTGAGGGTTGACATGGCTAAGAAACAACTTGCCATCATTGAAGAACAAGAACTTGCTGCTAAGAAGTTCAGGGATTATGTCAACAAGCTTGAAAGACAAGCTTCTGAG ATTGCAGAATGTCAAAGAGAAATATCTGAAGCAAAAGCCCTGGTTGAGGAAGCAGAACGCGCACTCTTAGTAAGTGAGAGTGGAGCTGAAGATGGCGAAGAAATTGACCGGGACAAAGAGAGATTGGAGTCAGTAAAAGCAGCATCCATTGCTGCCCTTGTTGGCACCCTTTCAGGGCTCCCCATATGCCTCACTCAGGTCACAGACACTACTCAGCTGCTTCTCCCTTTGGCTATCAACTTCATCAGCTGCATATTGTTTGGAGTAACTTTTCGATACGCAGTAAGGAGAAACTTGGATGATGTTAATCTTAAAACAGGGGTAGCCGCTGCTTTCGGTGTTGTTAAAG GCCTTGCAACCCTGGGTGGTGGACCAGTTCTTGAACTGAACCTTGACAGCTTCTTATCACATGCCCTAGATGGAACCATTTATGTATCTGAGagttttttcatttttgtctGTGCTGCTGTTGCTCTAGATTACTGTTTCAAGACAAGGCTTTTGAGCCCTTTTCCAATTGATAGATCCATTTAG
- the LOC112801884 gene encoding protease Do-like 10, mitochondrial → MASFLRTARKLASSSSQYGHLKSPPSTTRNASASRAPPRPPISDNSINLLAGKTNGVTRMLPCSAPISSSYDRRWRTRRVGVRKGNVAAVELALNSVVKVFSVLCSPNYLLPWQNKSQRETMGSGFVIPGRKILTNAHVIADHSFVLVRKHGSPAKYRAEVKAVGHECDLAILAVESEEFWDGMNPLELGDIPLLQEAVSVVGYPQGGDNISVTKGVVSRVEPTQYVHGASQLMAIQIDAAINPGNSGGPAIMGNKVAGVAFQNLSGAENIGYIIPVPVIKHFIYGVEEKGKYTGFCSLGLSCQPTENVHLRNHFGMQPDMTGVLVSKINPLSDAHNVLKKDDIILSFDGVPIANDGTVPFRNRERITFDHLVSMKQPNENAIVRVLRDGKEHELNIILRPLQPLVPVHQFDKLPSYYIFAGLVFVPLTQPYLHEYGEDWYNTSPRRLCERALRELPKKANQQLVILSQVLMDDINAGYERLAELQVLKVNGTEIDNLEHLCQLVENCSTESVRFDLEDDRVIALNYEVAKVATSRILMRHRIPSAKSVDLIDTQNSSQSELASQC, encoded by the exons ATGGCCTCCTTCCTCCGTACAGCTCGGAAGCTCGCCTCTTCATCCTCGCAGTACGGCCACCTGAAATCGCCACCCTCCACCACTCGCAATGCTTCGGCGTCTCGCGCGCCGCCGCGTCCCCCGATTTCCGACAACAGCATTAACCTCCTCGCCGGGAAAACCAACGGCGTTACGAGAATGTTGCCGTGCTCTGCGCCAATCTCCAGCAGCTACGACCGCAGATGGAGAACGAGAAGGGTTGGTGTGAGGAAGGGAAACGTCGCGGCGGTGGAGTTAGCGTTGAACTCAGTGGTTAAGGTTTTCAGCGTTTTGTGCAGTCCCAACTACTTGCTTCCATGGCAGAACAAGTCTCAGCGTGAAACCATGGGTTCTG GGTTTGTGATTCCGGGCAGGAAGATTCTCACGAATGCTCATGTGATAGCTGATCATTCGTTTGTGCTTGTTAGGAAGCATGGTTCTCCCGCCAAGTATAGAGCAGAAGTTAAAGCTGTTGGTCACGAGTGCGACTTAGCTATACTCGCTGTTGAGAGCGAAGAGTTTTGGGATGGTATGAATCCATTGGAGCTTGGAGACATCCCGTTACTACAAGAAGCAGTTTCTGTTGTGGGATATCCTCAAG GTGGTGACAACATTTCAGTCACTAAAGGGGTTGTCTCTAGGGTTGAACCTACACAATATGTTCATGGTGCCTCCCAGTTGATGGCGATACAGATTGATGCAGCCATAAATCCAGGGAACAGTGGTGGCCCAGCAATTATGGGCAATAAGGTTGCTGGAGTAGCATTCCAAAATCTTTCAGGAGCTGAGAATATAGG TTACATTATACCTGTACCTGTAATAAAGCATTTTATATATGGtgtagaagaaaaaggaaagtaTACTGGATTTTGCTCTCTGGGTTTGTCGTGCCAGCCAACTGAGAATGTTCACCTCAGAAACCATTTTGGCATGCAACCTGACATGACAGGGGTGCTAGTAAGCAAAATTAACCCACTTTCAGATGCACACAATGTTCTGAAGAAAGATGATATTATACTTTCATTTGATGGAGTGCCTATAGCAAATGATGGTACAG TTCCTTTCCGAAATAGAGAGCGGATAACATTTGATCACTTGGTGTCTATGAAGCAGCCAAATGAAAACGCAATAGTCAGAGTTTTGCGGGATGGGAAAGAGCATGAACTTAATATCATTCTCAGACCT CTCCAACCCTTAGTTCCAGTTCATCAGTTTGATAAACTTCCAAGTTATTACATTTTTGCTGGTCTGGTATTTGTTCCGCTAACTCAACCATACCTTCATGAGTATGGAGAAGACTGGTATAATACATCACCTCGTCGTTTGTGTGAACGAGCCCTGAGGGAATTGCCCAAGAAAGCAAATCAACAACTTGTGATCCTATCTCAG GTTCTTATGGACGATATCAATGCTGGATATGAGCGTCTTGCAGAACTACAG GTTTTGAAGGTTAATGGAACAGAGATTGACAACCTAGAACATTTATGTCAACTTGTTGAAAACTGTAGCACAGAGAGCGTGCGATTTGATTTGGAAGATGATCGTGTCATTGCCTTGAACTATGAAGTCGCAAAAGTTGCCACTTCTAGAATTTTGATGCGTCACAGAATACCTTCAGCAAAGTCTGTTGACCTTATTGATACACAAAATAGTTCACAATCTGAACTAGCTTCCCAATGTTGA
- the LOC112801885 gene encoding ferredoxin-thioredoxin reductase, variable chain, translated as MNMSMSMSMSMSSSSSYLTRACSPSSSVSVSPNCTSSWMILPKNPLSLPQPSRALSLPTPTRRPLTGLVRCEVAVQLSSQQDEEAEESSKVSKVGARVRVKSPLKVYHVPKVPELDLDGMEGQIKQYVGLWNGKRISANLPYKVEFVTEVEGRGKVKFFAHLREDEFEYV; from the coding sequence ATGAACATGAGCATGAGCATGAGCATGAGCATGAGCAGCAGTAGCAGTTACCTAACAAGGGCGTGTTCGCCTTCATCTTCCGTGAGCGTCTCCCCTAACTGCACTTCCTCATGGATGATTCTCCCCAAGAACCCTCTCTCACTCCCTCAACCCTCACGCGCCCTCTCACTCCCAACCCCCACGCGCCGTCCCCTAACCGGCCTCGTCAGGTGCGAGGTCGCAGTTCAACTCTCTTCTCAACAAGACGAAGAAGCAGAAGAATCTTCCAAGGTCAGCAAGGTCGGTGCGCGCGTTAGGGTGAAATCGCCACTCAAGGTCTATCATGTTCCCAAGGTTCCGGAGCTCGATCTCGACGGAATGGAAGGTCAGATCAAGCAGTACGTAGGGTTATGGAACGGGAAGCGAATCTCTGCTAACTTGCCTTATAAGGTTGAGTTTGTTACGGAAGTTGAAGGACGTGGCAAAGTGAAGTTCTTCGCGCACCTCAGGGAAGATGAATTTGAGTATGTTTAG
- the LOC112801883 gene encoding sphingoid long-chain bases kinase 1 yields the protein MRDMHRSGSLSRNSTGNSSNNNGSGSNRPAPLRLSSPQQSLRRLGLCSPIGTAEHKSPVVFPEKRSKAKASRRSGEVGSGAPVTGRQDDQDMSKGFDHRIDIGGGGGGGGDEKSDLLGYVVYSGKLVLDKRKIAVDSSSGSQLASLEVADQEAVDAKLTSKALVWGSHVLHLDDVVSVSYYSGLRHFTVHSYPFKKPSCGLSCFVKAQRSRKDYRFVASTKEEAIQWVGGFADQQCFVNCLPHPLVSSKKQASSELLPSDTPPELLFRCKTPPKMLVILNPRSGRGRSSKVFHNIVEPIFKLAGFRLEVVNTTHAGHAKKLASTVDISTCPDGIICVGGDGIINEVLNGLLCRDNQKEGISIPIGIIPAGSDNSLVWTVLGVRDPVSAAMAIVKGGLTATDVFAVEWIQSNKIHYGLTVSYYGFVSDVLELSEKYQQRFGPLRYFVAGFLKFLCLPRYSYEVEYLPASKTEREGKLSGEREVVDIADLYTDVMGRLNKDGLPRASSLSSIDSIMTPNRLSGGDMDTCSSTHASTEPSELVRGIDPKSKRLSSGRGNVTSEPEVIHPQLPLSTTPNWPRTRSKSRNDKWTGLTTTHDNSRWANGGTNDREDISSTLSDPGPIWDAEPKWDPEANWDVENPIELPGPPDDTEVGPTKEVVPRFGDKWVVSKGHFLGILVCNHACRTVQSSQVVAPKAEFDDNTLDMLLVHGVGRLRLLRFFVLLQMGRHLSLPYVEYVKVKSVRIKSGKHTHNGCGIDGELFPLNGQVVSTMLPEQCRLIGRSRIR from the exons ATGAGGGATATGCACAGGAGTGGGAGTCTTTCAAGGAATTCCACTGGTAATAGTAGTAACAATAACGGTAGTGGTAGTAATAGGCCTGCGCCATTGAGGCTTTCGTCGCCTCAGCAATCGCTGCGCCGGCTGGGGTTGTGTTCCCCAATTGGAACGGCCGAGCACAAGTCCCCAGTCGTGTTCCCGGAGAAGCGAAGCAAAGCCAAGGCTTCGAGGAGGAGTGGGGAGGTTGGCAGTGGTGCCCCTGTGACGGGGAGGCAGGATGATCAGGATATGAGCAAAGGTTTTGATCATCGAATTGatattggtggtggtggtggaggaggaggagaCGAGAAGTCGGATTTGTTAGGATATGTTGTATACTCTGGGAAGCTTGTTTTGGATAAGAGAAAGATTGCTGTAGATAGTAGTAGTGGTTCTCAGCTTGCTTCTCTTGAGGTTGCTGACCAAGAAGCTGTGGATGCCAAACTAACAAGCAAGGCATTGGTTTGGGGATCACATGTGCTGCACCTCGATGATGTCGTTTCG GTTTCTTATTATTCTGGTCTCAGACATTTCACGGTGCACTCATACCCATTTAAAAAGCCTTCGTGTGGCCTTTCTTGTTTTGTGAAAGCTCAAAGAAGTCGCAAGGACTATCGCTTTGTTGCTTCTACCAAAGAAGAGGCAATTCAATGGGTTGGTGGATTTGCAGATCAACAGTGTTTTGTGAATTGTCTTCCCCACCCTTTAGTGTCTTCAAAGAAGCAAGCTTCTTCAGAATTACTTCCTTCTGATACCCCTCCTGAATTGCTCTTTAGATGTAAAACCCCACCTAAGATGCTCGTAATTTTAAACCCACGCTCAGGGCGAGGCCGTTCTAGCAAAGTTTTCCATAATATTGTGGAACCAATATTTAAG CTTGCTGGGTTTAGATTGGAGGTAGTCAATACAACACATGCTGGTCATGCTAAAAAGCTTGCATCAACTGTGGACATCAGTACCTGCCCTGACG GAATAATCTGTGTTGGTGGTGATGGGATAATCAATGAG GTTCTCAATGGTCTCCTTTGTAGAGACAATCAAAAGGAAGGAATATCGATACCCATTGGAATTATACCAGCTGGTTCTGATAACTCTCTGGTATGGACTGTTCTTGGTGTCAGAGATCCAGTATCTGCAGCAATGGCTATTGTAAAG GGGGGCCTTACTGCTACAGATGTTTTTGCTGTCGAATGGATTCAGAGTAATAAGATTCATTATGGATTGACAGTTTCATACTATGGTTTTGTTAGTGATG TGTTGGAACTTTCTGAAAAGTATCAGCAGCGCTTTGGCCCACTGCGGTATTTTGTTGCTGGATTCCTCAAGTTCTTATGCTTACCGCGGTACAGCTATGAAGTTGAATATCTTCCAGCATCAAAAACTGAGAGAGAAGGAAAGCTGTCTGGTGAACGGGAAGTAGTTGATATTGCAGATCTGTATACAGACGTCATGGGCAGATTGAATAAGGATGGATTGCCCAGAGCATCTAGTCTTTCAAGTATTGACTCAATAATGACTCCAAATCGACTGTCTGGTGGAGACATGGATACCTGTAGTAGTACTCATGCTAGTACTGAACCTTCAGAATTGGTGCGTGGCATAGATCCAAAGTCAAAGCGTTTGTCGTCTGGAAGAGGAAATGTAACATCAGAACCTGAAGTTATTCATCCTCAACTGCCTCTATCAACAACACCAAACTGGCCAAGAACCAGGTCTAAGTCAAGGAATGATAAATGGACTGGATTGACCACTACACATGATAACTCTAGATGGGCCAACGGTGGGACAAATGATAGAGAGGATATATCATCAACACTTTCTGATCCTGGTCCTATATGGGATGCTGAACCAAAGTGGGATCCCGAGGCTAATTGGGATGTAGAAAACCCAATTGAGTTGCCAGGGCCTCCAGATGATACAGAAGTAGGACCCACAAAGGAGGTTGTGCCTCGATTTGGAGACAAATGGGTTGTCTCGAAGGGACATTTCCTTGGCATTCTGGTTTGCAACCATGCATGTAGAACTGTTCAAAGCTCGCAGGTGGTTGCTCCTAAAGCTGAGTTTGATGACAACACACTAGATATGCTCTTGGTTCATGGGGTTGGAAGGTTGCGGCTATTGAGATTTTTTGTACTTCTGCAGATGGGTCGACACCTTTCCTTGCCATATGTTGAATATGTAAAG GTAAAGTCTGTGAGGATAAAGTCAGGGAAGCACACTCATAATGGATGTGGTATTGATGGTGAGCTTTTTCCACTCAATGGACAAGTAGTTTCGACTATGCTTCCGGAACAGTGCAGGCTAATTGGCCGTTCTCGTATACGATAA